A single genomic interval of Ovis aries strain OAR_USU_Benz2616 breed Rambouillet chromosome 9, ARS-UI_Ramb_v3.0, whole genome shotgun sequence harbors:
- the TGS1 gene encoding trimethylguanosine synthase isoform X1: MYCEKWRPVAEMCLFLEDLREGSRILCLCSRAFVEDRKLYNLGLKGYYVKDDDSSAGEQAAEEEEGGHSQGPAEPHDNRCPDPDESELDSEAELMRSMGLPLQFGRMSAHKNFEESMNTRRKVKIMKKKKKKYQKKYLDEIKRESWRQCEEDDISASDDPSSSENENTRKYKVQSQKDLEAESFPVENTVGPKLEVTEMWEKYWNEYGGGLLWQSWEEKHADQTLCPEPWNVPDTKEEWEQHYSQMYWYYLEQFQYWEAQGWTFDASQSRDTDLGGSKIEVDNKKDENHMKADELFPPSLSVGSESSSSSDKDHSEILNGISNISLNSEKVEQRQLDPSLSCDGRQCLSEVPSRRECPASGHSERSHGGTTESSSSGSRSTDQPAQDSQESSEANTVRDRCHRSGTDGDESGDDPPEEKRSKLKRSHELDLDENPDSDFDNDGSLLGFKHGSGQKYGGISNFSRRRVRYLQRNMKQKSKSLDMRRQISMKNKHIFFTEESDKTGFKKSRTLSKVEKFLKWVKEPMDEEASPESVSHNNMQDTCTSSGSEEPEVSVEKGDDPVERSEAEPGQHPTVCPAGEVGAEKHNGTSPEAGTDTEGCVPQAASDLRQEEAEAESQKKKKKKKKNKKGLSLPPEIAAVPELVKYWAQRYRLFSRFDDGIKLDREGWFSVTPEKIAEHIAGRVSQSLESGTVVDAFCGVGGNTIQFALTGKRVIAIDIDPVKIDLARNNAEIYGVVDKIEFICGDFLQLASSLKADIVFLSPPWGGPDYATAEIFDISTMMSPDGFEIFRLSQKITNNIVFFLPRNADIDQVASLAGPGGQVEIEQNFLNNRLKTITAYFGDLIRRSTSES, from the exons ATGTACTGCGAGAAGTGGAGGCCTGTGGCGGAGATGTGTCTCTTCCTCGAAGACCTGCGGGAGGGCTCGCGCATCCTATGCCTCTGCTCGCGGGCGTTTGTGGA AGATCGGAAATTGTACAATTTGGGACTAAAAGGCTACTATGTTAAAGACGATGACAGCAGTGCAG GAGAACAAGCCgcggaagaggaggaaggaggccaCTCCCAGGGCCCTGCAGAGCCCCACGACAACAGATGCCCAGACCCAGATGAGAGTGAACTGGATTCCGAGGCTGAACTCATGAGGAGTATGGGATTGCCCCTTCAATTCGGTAGGATGTCCGCACATAAGAATTTTGAG GAATCTATGAATACTAggagaaaagttaaaataatgaaaaagaaaaagaaaaaatatcaaaaaaagtACTTAGATGAGATTAAGAGAGAATCCTGGAGACAATGTGAAGAAGATGACATTTCAGCTTCGGACGATCCTTCTTCATCTGAGAATGAGAACACTAGAAAGTACAAAGTTCAAAGCCAAAAAGACCTTGAGGCTGAAAGTTTTCCCGTTGAAAACACAGTAGGTCCAAAGCTGGAAGTTACAGAGATGTGGGAAAAGTACTGGAATGAATACGGTGGAGGACTGCTGTGGCAAAGCTGGGAAGAGAAACATGCAGATCAGACCCTGTGTCCAGAACCATGGAATGTTCCAGACACAAAGGAGGAGTGGGAGCAGCACTACAGTCAGATGTATTGGTACTATCTGGAACAGTTTCAGTACTGGGAAGCTCAGGGCTGGACTTTTGATGCCTCACAAAGCCGAGATACAGACCTTGGTGGGTCTAAAATAGAAGTTGACAACAAAAAAGACGAAAATCATATGAAAGCAGATGAACTTTTTCCCCCATCTTTATCcgttggcagtgaaagctctaGTTCAAGCGATAAAGATCATAGTGAAATTCTCAATGGAATTAGTAACATAAGTCTGAATTCAGAGAAAGTAGAACAGAGACAACTAGATCCCTCCCTAAGTTGTGATGGACGTCAGTGTTTGAGTGAAGTTCCCAGCAGAAGAGAATGCCCTGCTTCTGGCCACAGTGAACGGAGTCATGGAGGAACCACGGAAAGCAGCTCGTCTGGGAGCAGAAGCACAGACCAGCCAGCTCAGG ATTCACAGGAGTCCTCAGAAGCAAACACAGTCAGAGACAGATGCCACCGCAGTGGCACTGATGGGGATGAGAGTGGAGACGATCCGCCTGAAGAGAAGCGAAGCAAACTGAAGAGGAG tCATGAGCTGGACCTCGATGAAAACCCGGACTCAGACTTTGACAACGATGGTTCTCTTCTGGGATTCAAGCACGGCTCAGGGCAAAA ATACGGAGGAATTTCAAACTTCAGTCGCCGGCGGGTGAGGTATCTGCAGAGGAACATGAAGCAGAAGTCAAAGTCCTTGGACATGAGACGACAAATCAGCATGAAAAACAAGCACATCTTCTTCACTGAAGAGTCAGATAAAACTGGTTTTAAGAAAAGCAGAACTTTGAGTAAG GTAGAAAAATTTCTAAAGTGGGTTAAGGAACCAATGGATGAAGAAGCATCGCCAGAGTCAGTTTCTCATAACAACATGCAAGACACTTGCACGAGCAGTGgctcagaggaaccagaagtgTCTGTTGAGAAGGGGGATGACCCAGTGGAAAGGAGTGAGGCAGAGCCTGGACAGCATCCTACTGTGTGTCCAGCCGGGGAAGTGGGGGCAGAGAAGCATAACGGGACCAGCCCAGAAGCCGGGACAGATACAGAGGGCTGCGTGCCCCAGGCTGCTTCGGACCTTCGCCAGGAAGAGGCTGAAG CTGAAagtcagaagaagaagaaaaagaaaaagaagaacaaaaagggGCTGAGTCTGCCCCCTGAGATTGCTGCCGTGCCTGAGCTTGTGAAGTACTGGGCTCAGAGGTACAGGCTCTTCTCCCGTTTTGATGATGGGATTAAATTAGACAGAG AGGGCTGGTTTTCAGTTACTCCTGAGAAGATCGCCGAGCATATCGCGGGCAGAGTCAGCCAGTCCTTGGAGAGTGGCACCGTTGTGGACGCCTTCTGCGGAGTTGGAGGGAATACCATTCAGTTTGCTCTAACAGGGAAGAGAG TGATTGCCATTGATATTGATCCTGTTAAGATCGATCTTGCTCGCAATAATGCAGAAATTTATGGCGTAGTGGACAAGATCGAGTTCATCTGTGGAGATTTCCTGCAATTGGCATCTAGTCTAAAGGCTGACATCGTGTTTCTCAGCCCACCTTGGGGAGGACCGGACTACGCCACTGCTGAGATCTTCGACATCAGCACCATGATGTCTCCTGACGG
- the TGS1 gene encoding trimethylguanosine synthase isoform X2 yields MRSMGLPLQFGRMSAHKNFEESMNTRRKVKIMKKKKKKYQKKYLDEIKRESWRQCEEDDISASDDPSSSENENTRKYKVQSQKDLEAESFPVENTVGPKLEVTEMWEKYWNEYGGGLLWQSWEEKHADQTLCPEPWNVPDTKEEWEQHYSQMYWYYLEQFQYWEAQGWTFDASQSRDTDLGGSKIEVDNKKDENHMKADELFPPSLSVGSESSSSSDKDHSEILNGISNISLNSEKVEQRQLDPSLSCDGRQCLSEVPSRRECPASGHSERSHGGTTESSSSGSRSTDQPAQDSQESSEANTVRDRCHRSGTDGDESGDDPPEEKRSKLKRSHELDLDENPDSDFDNDGSLLGFKHGSGQKYGGISNFSRRRVRYLQRNMKQKSKSLDMRRQISMKNKHIFFTEESDKTGFKKSRTLSKVEKFLKWVKEPMDEEASPESVSHNNMQDTCTSSGSEEPEVSVEKGDDPVERSEAEPGQHPTVCPAGEVGAEKHNGTSPEAGTDTEGCVPQAASDLRQEEAEAESQKKKKKKKKNKKGLSLPPEIAAVPELVKYWAQRYRLFSRFDDGIKLDREGWFSVTPEKIAEHIAGRVSQSLESGTVVDAFCGVGGNTIQFALTGKRVIAIDIDPVKIDLARNNAEIYGVVDKIEFICGDFLQLASSLKADIVFLSPPWGGPDYATAEIFDISTMMSPDGFEIFRLSQKITNNIVFFLPRNADIDQVASLAGPGGQVEIEQNFLNNRLKTITAYFGDLIRRSTSES; encoded by the exons ATGAGGAGTATGGGATTGCCCCTTCAATTCGGTAGGATGTCCGCACATAAGAATTTTGAG GAATCTATGAATACTAggagaaaagttaaaataatgaaaaagaaaaagaaaaaatatcaaaaaaagtACTTAGATGAGATTAAGAGAGAATCCTGGAGACAATGTGAAGAAGATGACATTTCAGCTTCGGACGATCCTTCTTCATCTGAGAATGAGAACACTAGAAAGTACAAAGTTCAAAGCCAAAAAGACCTTGAGGCTGAAAGTTTTCCCGTTGAAAACACAGTAGGTCCAAAGCTGGAAGTTACAGAGATGTGGGAAAAGTACTGGAATGAATACGGTGGAGGACTGCTGTGGCAAAGCTGGGAAGAGAAACATGCAGATCAGACCCTGTGTCCAGAACCATGGAATGTTCCAGACACAAAGGAGGAGTGGGAGCAGCACTACAGTCAGATGTATTGGTACTATCTGGAACAGTTTCAGTACTGGGAAGCTCAGGGCTGGACTTTTGATGCCTCACAAAGCCGAGATACAGACCTTGGTGGGTCTAAAATAGAAGTTGACAACAAAAAAGACGAAAATCATATGAAAGCAGATGAACTTTTTCCCCCATCTTTATCcgttggcagtgaaagctctaGTTCAAGCGATAAAGATCATAGTGAAATTCTCAATGGAATTAGTAACATAAGTCTGAATTCAGAGAAAGTAGAACAGAGACAACTAGATCCCTCCCTAAGTTGTGATGGACGTCAGTGTTTGAGTGAAGTTCCCAGCAGAAGAGAATGCCCTGCTTCTGGCCACAGTGAACGGAGTCATGGAGGAACCACGGAAAGCAGCTCGTCTGGGAGCAGAAGCACAGACCAGCCAGCTCAGG ATTCACAGGAGTCCTCAGAAGCAAACACAGTCAGAGACAGATGCCACCGCAGTGGCACTGATGGGGATGAGAGTGGAGACGATCCGCCTGAAGAGAAGCGAAGCAAACTGAAGAGGAG tCATGAGCTGGACCTCGATGAAAACCCGGACTCAGACTTTGACAACGATGGTTCTCTTCTGGGATTCAAGCACGGCTCAGGGCAAAA ATACGGAGGAATTTCAAACTTCAGTCGCCGGCGGGTGAGGTATCTGCAGAGGAACATGAAGCAGAAGTCAAAGTCCTTGGACATGAGACGACAAATCAGCATGAAAAACAAGCACATCTTCTTCACTGAAGAGTCAGATAAAACTGGTTTTAAGAAAAGCAGAACTTTGAGTAAG GTAGAAAAATTTCTAAAGTGGGTTAAGGAACCAATGGATGAAGAAGCATCGCCAGAGTCAGTTTCTCATAACAACATGCAAGACACTTGCACGAGCAGTGgctcagaggaaccagaagtgTCTGTTGAGAAGGGGGATGACCCAGTGGAAAGGAGTGAGGCAGAGCCTGGACAGCATCCTACTGTGTGTCCAGCCGGGGAAGTGGGGGCAGAGAAGCATAACGGGACCAGCCCAGAAGCCGGGACAGATACAGAGGGCTGCGTGCCCCAGGCTGCTTCGGACCTTCGCCAGGAAGAGGCTGAAG CTGAAagtcagaagaagaagaaaaagaaaaagaagaacaaaaagggGCTGAGTCTGCCCCCTGAGATTGCTGCCGTGCCTGAGCTTGTGAAGTACTGGGCTCAGAGGTACAGGCTCTTCTCCCGTTTTGATGATGGGATTAAATTAGACAGAG AGGGCTGGTTTTCAGTTACTCCTGAGAAGATCGCCGAGCATATCGCGGGCAGAGTCAGCCAGTCCTTGGAGAGTGGCACCGTTGTGGACGCCTTCTGCGGAGTTGGAGGGAATACCATTCAGTTTGCTCTAACAGGGAAGAGAG TGATTGCCATTGATATTGATCCTGTTAAGATCGATCTTGCTCGCAATAATGCAGAAATTTATGGCGTAGTGGACAAGATCGAGTTCATCTGTGGAGATTTCCTGCAATTGGCATCTAGTCTAAAGGCTGACATCGTGTTTCTCAGCCCACCTTGGGGAGGACCGGACTACGCCACTGCTGAGATCTTCGACATCAGCACCATGATGTCTCCTGACGG